The Streptomyces sp. NBC_00576 genome contains the following window.
CCTGTGGTGTTGTCCCGGTCGACGACCGCGCTGCCGGAGAACACCATCTCGTTGTCGTCGTGCGAGAGGGCGAGCGGCAACTGCTTCCAGTGCACGAGGTCCCTGCTCACCGCATGCCCCCAGGACATGTCGCCCCAGGAATTGCCGTTCGGGTTGTACTGGTAGAAGAGGTGGTACTCGCCCTTGTAGTACACGAGACCGTTGGGGTCGTTCATCCAGTTCTTCTCCGGAGTGAAGTGGAACTGGGGCCGGTAGGCCTCGGAGTACGGCGGGGTGCCGGCGGCTGCGGCCTGGGGGGCGAGCGGGGCGGCGGACAGGGCGCAAACGCTGGCCACCGCCGCGATCATTCGTGTGCGGGCATGCCGGGATACACGTCCAGAGCTCATGGTGTCTCCTGTGCTGTGGCCGTCCACTGGGCGAAACCTGCGGCTCATGCGTGGACCGGCCGACGAGTGACACCCTGGCCGGCGTCATCGTCCATGACGCCCACCAGAGGTGTCAACGTTGACTTGTGTCATCGATGACATCGAGTGGCCCCGATGATGAGCGGAATCCGGTTGGTGCGTCAACGGTTCGGGTGGGATTGCCCGGCGCGGCTGCCCGAACCCTCAGACGCCACCGGCGTCCGTGAGCTGCGCCAACTGGTTCCGCCACGGCGGGTTGGGACCGGCGACCGAGCAGGTCAGGGCCGCGACCTGGGTGCCGAACCGGCAGGCTTCCGCGACCTCGTCGACGCCAAGGGCGGTCAGTCGTCCGCCGAGGAGTCCGAGGGCGCCGAGGTGGTGCAGCAGGCCGGCGGTGAAGGAGTCCCCCGCGCCGACGGTGTCGACGACCCGCGTGGCCACCGCGGGCACCCGCAGCCGTTCGCCGTCGAGTGAGGCCAGTGCGCCGCCGGCGCCGAGCGTGATCACCACGAGCCGTACACCCGCGGCATGCCAGGTGTCGCACGCCTGCTCCGGCGGGGTGCCCGGCAGGAGGAGTTCCAGGTCGTCCTCGCTCAGGCGCAGGATGTCGGCGAGAGCGCACCAGTGCGCCAGCCTGGCGCGGTAGGCCTCGGGGCGCACCAGCAGCGGCCGGACGTTGGGATCGATGCTGATGGTGGCCCGCTCGGCCGCCGTCTGCAGGAACTCCTCCACCACCGCTCCGCCGGGCTCGCGGACCAGTGCGAGCGATCCGGTGTGGACACACGCCGTTCCGGACAGATCCGCTCTTGCCAGTTCCGCCGAAGTCCACTGCCAGTCGGCCGTGTTCTGCGCGTGGAACGAGAACGCGGCCTGCCCGCCCGCATCCAGCTCGGCCACGGCCAGCGTGCTGGGCTCGGCGGCGGCGACCGCGTACGACAGGTCGACGCCGGACGCCTCCAGGTGGGCCCGGAACAGGCGGCCGAACACGTCGCCGGACAGACGGGCGAGGAAGCGGGCCGGCGTACCGAGCCGGGCCAGGGCCACCGCCGTGTTCGCGGGTCCGCCGCCCGGCAGCACCCGCAGGGCGAGTTCGTTCGAGGCGCTTGCCGCCGGTTCGGTGAAGGCGTCCGCGACGCACTCTCCCAGCACGGTGATCTGACGCGGGCTCATGGGCTGCTCCCTCTCGAAAGGGCTCTGACGGGCTCGGACGGGCTTGGACGGGCTGGGAAGAACTCGGATGGCTCGGAAAGCTTGGAAAGACCGGGCAAACAGGCGGCGGCGACACCGCCGCTGACCGGCTGCTCAGCAACGACGGCTGGGACGTTGCCGATTTGTGACAAGTGGAAGGCATTGACGTTGCCGGGATCCGGAGTCCATCATCCTGGCCAGGCAGTGTCAACGATGACATAAGTCAACGATGACACCCCGGGCGGCATGCTCTGATCCCAAACCCCCGTGCCGCCCGCTATCCCACAGGAGTCGATCATGTCTCGCACCACTCGCCCGTCCTCGTCCCTCCTCCGAGCCGCCGCGGTC
Protein-coding sequences here:
- a CDS encoding carbohydrate kinase family protein; the encoded protein is MSPRQITVLGECVADAFTEPAASASNELALRVLPGGGPANTAVALARLGTPARFLARLSGDVFGRLFRAHLEASGVDLSYAVAAAEPSTLAVAELDAGGQAAFSFHAQNTADWQWTSAELARADLSGTACVHTGSLALVREPGGAVVEEFLQTAAERATISIDPNVRPLLVRPEAYRARLAHWCALADILRLSEDDLELLLPGTPPEQACDTWHAAGVRLVVITLGAGGALASLDGERLRVPAVATRVVDTVGAGDSFTAGLLHHLGALGLLGGRLTALGVDEVAEACRFGTQVAALTCSVAGPNPPWRNQLAQLTDAGGV